The proteins below come from a single Chitinophaga pinensis DSM 2588 genomic window:
- a CDS encoding SusC/RagA family TonB-linked outer membrane protein, producing the protein MKKRGIFLTALLLALWSFAMAQQDVTVKGHIQDKQGNSLPGVSIKIKGTAKGTASQPDGNFTIQAPSNAILELSYVGYETQDFSLEGRTQVTITLSDTKTDLSEVVVIGYGTQKKKDVTTAVVAVNTKDIAERPITQTAAALQGKAAGVQVTQPSGKPGSAFSVRVRGATSVQAGNEPLYVIDGVPTTDTRDLNTNDIATITVLKDASSAAIYGARASNGVVLITTKRGRSGDAVINFNTYYGVSKIGKKIDVLDPTQYNDLMKEMGFNVVTPTVTTNWLDEVFQTGRNQNYQLSASGGSEKSQYFISGAYTKDDGMVKPAEYNRRVFRANLDNQLKPWMKLTTNISYSNVDLKDVKDNANAGRNAAILGALNAPPIIGIYETDADGHQRYTMNPYKSGWDNPLAAIEGPTQGTKDNRILGNAALDINFTKDLKFRTNYGIDYTNHQYDYYLDYIMTTPGRLDHGYATSQRYNTTTWLWENTLNYDKSWKKHNLSALGGVTSQKNNYAETNQTGRDFPADPTVKTLNAANQITGDTRESQWFLMSYLARVMYNYDSRYLLTVNFRADGSSKLDKKHKWGYFPSVSAGWRISSEPFMQDVKAINDLKLRAGWGQNGNVEGLSPYASLGLNNFVRQTPTSPLSGPGITLPAGAPNPDLKWETTTQTNVGIDLSLFESRLTFSADAYIKKTKDLLLNVPFPRSAEYQYMPRNSGALENKGLEFLVSSVNVDKVDGLRWSTDFNIAFNRNRLTDLQLTQVYNYAAPENRDFIITLRKGLPLGTFYGYVAEGVDPKTGDMVYKDVNGDGNVTPTDRTVIGNAQPTFTYGLNNNLSYKSWSFSFLFQGSQGNEVFNASRMETEGMYDSKNQSTEVLRRWTAAGQVTDIPRATNGDVTNSRTSSRFVENGSFLRMKSATLSYNLPRSALSAMHISRLMVYATAQNLFTITKYQGFDPEVNAYSGDPANGVTLGIDYGTYPVARTYVLGLNLSF; encoded by the coding sequence ATGAAAAAAAGGGGAATATTCCTGACAGCATTGCTGTTGGCACTGTGGAGTTTTGCTATGGCACAGCAGGACGTCACAGTAAAGGGACACATACAGGACAAGCAGGGCAACTCTCTTCCCGGCGTTTCCATCAAGATCAAAGGAACAGCTAAAGGCACGGCCAGCCAGCCAGATGGTAACTTTACCATTCAGGCGCCTTCCAACGCCATACTGGAACTGTCTTACGTGGGCTACGAAACACAGGACTTTTCATTAGAGGGCCGTACCCAGGTCACCATTACCCTGTCTGACACCAAAACAGATCTGAGCGAAGTAGTGGTTATCGGTTACGGTACCCAGAAAAAGAAAGATGTTACTACAGCCGTAGTCGCTGTTAATACCAAAGATATCGCTGAGCGTCCGATTACACAGACGGCTGCCGCCCTCCAGGGTAAAGCTGCCGGTGTGCAGGTAACGCAGCCTTCCGGTAAACCGGGCTCCGCATTCTCAGTAAGAGTGCGTGGTGCGACTTCCGTACAGGCGGGTAACGAACCTTTATATGTGATCGATGGTGTGCCAACCACCGATACAAGGGATCTGAATACCAATGATATCGCTACTATTACCGTACTGAAAGATGCTTCCAGCGCCGCTATCTATGGTGCAAGAGCATCCAATGGCGTGGTACTGATCACCACCAAGAGAGGTCGTTCCGGTGATGCGGTGATCAACTTCAATACTTATTATGGTGTATCTAAGATCGGTAAGAAGATCGACGTACTGGATCCTACACAATATAATGACCTGATGAAGGAAATGGGTTTCAACGTAGTAACGCCTACGGTGACTACCAACTGGCTGGATGAAGTATTCCAGACGGGTCGTAACCAGAACTATCAGTTATCAGCTTCCGGTGGTAGTGAGAAATCTCAGTATTTCATCTCCGGCGCTTATACCAAAGATGACGGTATGGTTAAACCTGCGGAATATAACCGCCGCGTTTTCCGTGCTAACCTGGACAATCAGCTGAAACCATGGATGAAACTGACCACTAACATCAGCTACTCCAATGTGGATCTGAAAGATGTAAAGGATAATGCAAACGCAGGTCGTAACGCAGCGATCCTGGGAGCACTGAATGCGCCTCCGATCATCGGTATCTATGAGACAGATGCAGACGGTCACCAGCGCTATACCATGAACCCATATAAATCCGGTTGGGATAACCCGCTGGCGGCTATTGAAGGTCCGACGCAAGGTACAAAAGACAACCGTATACTGGGTAATGCCGCGCTGGACATCAATTTCACCAAAGATCTGAAGTTCCGGACCAACTATGGTATCGACTATACCAATCACCAATACGACTATTACCTGGATTATATCATGACCACTCCGGGCCGTCTGGACCATGGTTATGCTACCTCCCAGCGTTATAATACAACGACCTGGCTTTGGGAAAATACCCTGAACTATGACAAAAGCTGGAAGAAACACAATCTCTCCGCTTTGGGAGGTGTGACTTCTCAGAAGAACAATTACGCTGAAACTAATCAGACAGGTCGTGATTTCCCTGCTGATCCGACTGTAAAAACGCTGAACGCCGCTAACCAGATCACAGGCGATACCAGAGAATCCCAGTGGTTCCTGATGTCTTACCTGGCGCGTGTGATGTATAACTATGACAGCAGGTATCTGTTGACGGTTAACTTCCGTGCGGATGGTTCTTCCAAACTGGATAAAAAACATAAATGGGGTTACTTCCCGTCTGTATCTGCCGGCTGGCGTATTTCTTCCGAGCCGTTTATGCAGGACGTGAAAGCGATTAATGACCTGAAATTAAGAGCGGGCTGGGGACAGAACGGTAACGTAGAAGGGCTGAGTCCATATGCGTCCCTGGGTCTGAATAATTTCGTTCGTCAGACGCCGACAAGTCCGCTGTCAGGTCCTGGTATCACCCTGCCTGCAGGTGCGCCGAACCCGGATCTGAAATGGGAAACCACTACACAGACCAACGTTGGTATCGACCTGAGTCTCTTTGAATCCCGTCTGACTTTCTCTGCTGATGCGTACATCAAAAAGACAAAAGATCTGCTGTTAAATGTACCATTCCCACGTTCAGCGGAATACCAGTATATGCCGCGTAACTCCGGTGCACTGGAGAACAAAGGTCTGGAGTTCCTGGTTTCTTCTGTGAACGTTGATAAGGTTGACGGACTGCGTTGGAGCACTGATTTCAATATCGCTTTCAACCGTAACCGTCTGACTGATCTGCAACTGACACAGGTATATAACTATGCTGCGCCAGAGAACAGAGATTTTATCATCACACTGAGAAAAGGACTGCCACTGGGTACTTTCTACGGATATGTAGCAGAAGGGGTTGATCCTAAGACAGGAGACATGGTGTATAAAGATGTAAATGGTGATGGTAATGTAACGCCTACCGACCGTACTGTGATCGGTAATGCACAGCCTACTTTCACTTATGGTCTGAACAATAACCTGTCTTATAAAAGCTGGTCATTCTCATTCCTGTTCCAGGGTTCTCAGGGTAATGAAGTGTTCAACGCCTCCCGTATGGAAACAGAAGGTATGTACGACAGCAAGAACCAGTCTACCGAAGTACTGCGCCGCTGGACAGCAGCTGGTCAGGTAACTGACATCCCACGTGCTACCAACGGTGATGTCACCAACTCCCGTACTTCTTCCCGTTTCGTAGAAAATGGTTCCTTCCTGCGTATGAAGAGTGCAACACTCTCTTACAATCTGCCGAGGAGTGCATTGTCTGCTATGCACATCAGCCGACTGATGGTATATGCTACTGCACAGAACCTGTTTACTATTACCAAATACCAAGGTTTTGATCCGGAAGTGAATGCTTACTCAGGTGATCCTGCGAATGGTGTAACACTGGGTATTGACTACGGTACTTATCCGGTAGCAAGAACTTATGTCCTTGGTTTAAACCTGTCCTTCTAA